In Cupriavidus basilensis, one genomic interval encodes:
- a CDS encoding DUF2274 domain-containing protein, whose protein sequence is MSTTKKLRLGPLPKTESVKLTFACPVSLKADLDRYAALHAQTYGEAVDAVTLIPHMLEAFIAGDRGFKRKHEASRGL, encoded by the coding sequence ATGAGCACCACCAAGAAGCTGCGGCTCGGGCCGCTGCCCAAGACTGAAAGCGTCAAGCTGACCTTTGCCTGCCCGGTCAGCCTGAAAGCCGACCTTGACCGCTACGCAGCGCTACACGCGCAGACTTATGGCGAGGCTGTGGACGCAGTGACGCTGATTCCGCACATGCTGGAGGCATTCATCGCTGGGGATCGGGGGTTTAAGCGCAAACATGAAGCAAGTCGCGGCCTATAG
- a CDS encoding VirB3 family type IV secretion system protein yields the protein MNAAHDGVQGNSYGSLPGFEVPLHRSLTEPILLGGAPRTVAIANGTLAAAVGLGLQLWIPGLVLWIAGHALAVWGARVDPQFMQVFARHIKHRPLLDV from the coding sequence ATGAACGCGGCCCACGATGGCGTGCAGGGCAATTCATACGGTTCTTTACCCGGCTTCGAGGTGCCACTGCACCGCTCGCTGACCGAGCCGATCCTGCTGGGCGGCGCGCCGCGCACGGTGGCGATTGCCAATGGCACCTTGGCCGCGGCCGTGGGCTTGGGCCTGCAACTGTGGATTCCGGGCCTGGTGCTCTGGATCGCCGGCCATGCGTTGGCGGTCTGGGGCGCGCGTGTCGATCCGCAGTTCATGCAGGTCTTCGCGCGCCATATCAAGCACCGGCCGCTGCTGGACGTGTAG
- a CDS encoding EexN family lipoprotein produces the protein MPRFLSLLMAAALTASCGPSQPTETVDFLVAHPERLKEVQRLCKEERAKAGEELCRRAAEAANRRFFGDRPEQKPQ, from the coding sequence ATGCCCCGATTCCTGTCGCTGCTGATGGCCGCTGCACTGACAGCCTCCTGTGGGCCATCCCAACCGACGGAAACCGTGGACTTCCTCGTGGCCCATCCTGAGCGTCTCAAGGAAGTCCAGCGCCTGTGCAAGGAAGAGCGCGCGAAGGCCGGCGAAGAACTCTGCCGACGTGCCGCCGAAGCCGCGAATCGCCGCTTCTTCGGTGATCGGCCGGAGCAGAAGCCTCAATAG
- the trbJ gene encoding P-type conjugative transfer protein TrbJ — protein sequence MKPHAHKLAALTTACVLAFGIAQPAHALFGVGDIVFDPTNLVQNTLTAVRTLEQINNQIRQLQNEAQMLINQARNLASLPSSVVGQLRANLATTQRLIAQAKGLAYDVTSIDREFARLYPEQYAATVSGNQMYRDARERWKHTLNGLQTTMQMQAQASQNLSDDEGALADLVGKSQSAVGALQAMQAMNQLLALQAKQSIQTQRLQITQDRAASLELARQAAAVERGREVNRRFVGTGTPYTPQPVNFYSR from the coding sequence ATGAAGCCCCATGCCCACAAGCTCGCTGCGCTGACCACCGCCTGCGTGCTCGCCTTCGGCATCGCGCAGCCCGCGCATGCACTGTTCGGCGTTGGCGACATCGTGTTCGATCCGACCAATCTGGTGCAGAACACGCTCACCGCCGTTCGCACGCTGGAGCAGATCAACAACCAGATCCGCCAGCTCCAGAACGAAGCGCAGATGCTCATCAACCAGGCGCGCAATCTGGCCAGCCTGCCGTCCAGCGTGGTGGGCCAGTTGCGCGCGAACCTGGCGACCACTCAACGGCTGATCGCCCAGGCCAAGGGCCTGGCCTACGACGTGACGAGCATCGACCGCGAATTCGCACGCCTGTATCCCGAGCAGTACGCCGCCACGGTGAGCGGCAATCAGATGTACCGCGATGCGCGGGAGCGCTGGAAGCATACGCTCAATGGCCTGCAGACCACCATGCAGATGCAGGCCCAGGCCTCGCAGAACCTGAGCGACGACGAAGGCGCGCTGGCCGACCTCGTGGGCAAGAGCCAGTCGGCCGTCGGCGCCCTGCAGGCGATGCAAGCCATGAACCAGTTGCTGGCCCTGCAGGCCAAGCAGTCCATCCAGACGCAGCGGCTGCAGATCACGCAGGATCGCGCGGCCTCGCTGGAGCTGGCGCGGCAGGCCGCTGCCGTGGAGCGTGGCCGCGAGGTGAACCGGCGCTTCGTGGGCACTGGTACGCCGTACACGCCGCAGCCCGTGAACTTCTACAGCCGCTGA
- a CDS encoding TrbC/VirB2 family protein, giving the protein MTQMIVPAFRTSANPLRQPARLDSLARPAMQGLLLAALMLLLAGTAQAAGSSMPWEGPLQSILESIQGPVARIIAVIIIIATGLALAFGDTSGGFRKLIQIVFGLSIAFAASSFFLSFFSFSGGAVV; this is encoded by the coding sequence ATGACGCAGATGATCGTTCCTGCTTTCCGTACTTCCGCAAATCCTCTTCGCCAGCCCGCGCGACTGGATAGCCTGGCTCGCCCGGCCATGCAGGGCTTGTTGCTCGCGGCGCTGATGCTGCTGCTCGCAGGCACTGCTCAGGCCGCCGGCTCCAGCATGCCCTGGGAAGGGCCGCTGCAATCCATCTTGGAGTCAATCCAGGGGCCGGTGGCCCGAATCATTGCGGTCATCATCATCATCGCCACGGGCCTGGCACTGGCCTTTGGCGATACCTCGGGCGGGTTTCGCAAGCTGATCCAGATCGTCTTCGGTCTGTCGATCGCGTTCGCGGCTTCGAGCTTCTTCCTGTCGTTCTTCAGCTTCTCGGGCGGGGCCGTCGTATGA
- a CDS encoding CopG family transcriptional regulator, producing the protein MTQHRLNVFIQPEHSKRLDELAAKKGVSKSSIVAAALASWLSPDAADQREAAIAKRLDRLSRHAERLERDQNIAIETLALFIRYFLTVSTPVPEAHQDAARAQGKARFEQFVEQLGRHLLRGRSLVRDVVEELHTDPTRPEGAAAVADAQERAL; encoded by the coding sequence ATGACCCAACACCGCCTCAATGTGTTCATCCAGCCGGAGCACAGCAAGCGGCTCGATGAACTGGCCGCCAAGAAGGGCGTGTCCAAGTCCAGCATCGTCGCGGCGGCCCTGGCCTCCTGGCTGTCGCCCGATGCGGCCGACCAGCGCGAGGCGGCAATTGCCAAGCGGCTGGACCGCCTGTCGCGCCACGCCGAGCGCCTGGAGCGCGACCAGAACATTGCCATCGAAACATTGGCGCTGTTCATCCGCTATTTCCTCACGGTGAGCACACCCGTGCCCGAGGCCCATCAGGATGCCGCTCGCGCCCAGGGCAAGGCCCGCTTCGAGCAGTTCGTCGAACAGCTCGGACGGCATTTGCTGCGCGGGCGCAGCCTGGTGCGGGATGTGGTGGAGGAACTGCACACCGATCCGACGCGACCGGAGGGCGCTGCGGCCGTCGCGGATGCCCAGGAGCGTGCCTTATGA
- the trbG gene encoding P-type conjugative transfer protein TrbG — protein sequence MNYLLRKSALPVILLASTVLFAGCASQGKPPPAISLDEPVQAQPLPEPPAPVEVVAVPQVLPMPAQIKPVPDTKPTPEPADETVRVSRANAEARIAPTREGYVNAIQVWPFTDGALYQVYAAVGRVTVIALQPGEELVTVAAGDTVRWIVGDTSSASGDALRVNVMVKPIRSGLKTNLVITTSRRTYLLELTSTEKTWMASVSWEYPKDKMLALQRQAQVANAAAPLDAGLSLEKIRFRYAVSGSNPPWKPLRAFDDGEKVYIQFPPGIAQGELPPLFVIGAQGDGQLVNYRFRSPYYIVDRLFGAAELRLGGGKGTDGDVVRIERTDGASSGTRRN from the coding sequence ATGAATTATCTTTTGCGTAAATCCGCCTTGCCGGTGATCCTGCTGGCATCCACCGTCCTGTTTGCAGGCTGCGCTTCGCAGGGCAAGCCGCCGCCGGCCATCTCGCTCGATGAGCCGGTACAGGCCCAGCCGCTGCCGGAGCCGCCTGCGCCTGTGGAGGTGGTGGCCGTGCCGCAGGTATTGCCGATGCCGGCGCAAATAAAACCTGTGCCGGATACCAAGCCCACGCCGGAGCCCGCCGATGAAACCGTGCGGGTGTCCCGCGCCAACGCCGAGGCGCGCATCGCGCCGACGCGCGAGGGCTACGTCAACGCAATCCAGGTCTGGCCCTTCACCGATGGCGCGCTGTACCAGGTCTATGCGGCCGTGGGCCGCGTGACGGTGATCGCGCTCCAGCCGGGTGAGGAACTGGTGACGGTGGCCGCTGGCGACACGGTGCGCTGGATCGTTGGGGACACATCGAGCGCCAGCGGCGATGCGTTGCGCGTGAACGTGATGGTCAAGCCGATCCGCTCGGGGTTGAAAACCAATCTCGTCATCACCACCAGTCGCAGGACGTATCTGCTGGAGCTGACCTCGACCGAGAAGACGTGGATGGCTTCGGTGTCCTGGGAGTATCCGAAGGACAAGATGCTGGCCTTGCAGCGCCAGGCACAGGTCGCGAATGCGGCTGCGCCGTTGGACGCTGGCCTGTCGCTGGAGAAGATCCGTTTCCGCTACGCCGTCAGTGGCAGCAATCCGCCGTGGAAGCCGCTGCGGGCCTTCGATGACGGGGAGAAGGTCTACATCCAGTTTCCGCCGGGCATCGCGCAAGGCGAGTTGCCGCCGCTGTTCGTCATCGGCGCGCAGGGTGACGGGCAGTTGGTGAACTACCGCTTCCGCTCGCCGTACTACATCGTGGACCGCCTGTTCGGCGCGGCCGAGCTGCGCCTGGGTGGTGGCAAGGGCACTGATGGCGACGTGGTGCGGATTGAGCGCACGGATGGCGCTTCGAGTGGCACGCGGAGGAACTGA
- the trbE gene encoding conjugal transfer protein TrbE, with protein sequence MLNLAEYRQRPALLADWLPWAGLIAPGVVLNKDGSFQRTARFRGPDLDSATQGELISTSARLNNALRRLGSGWALFIEAERRPAANYPHSEFPEPLSWLVDEERRAAFEDSGNHFESGYHLTLVYLPPEEARARAVGMLYENRPTEGVDWRERLTAFVAETDRIFDLLDGVMPEIAWLDDSQTLTYLHSTISTRRYRVGVPEVPFHLDALLADSALIGGLAPMLGDQHLRVATVRGFPTSTWPGILDDLNRLSFAYRWSTRFLCLDKADAEKELSRLRRQWFAKRKNVIALLRETIFQQESPLVDTDASNKATDADAALQELGSDQVAFGYVTATVTVMDADAAVADEKLRRVERVIQGRGFVTIPETLNAVDAWLSSIPGHAYANVREPIVSTLNLAHLMPVSAVWAGPEKNAHLDGPPLIVTRTEGATPFRLVTHIGDVGHTLVAGPTGMGKSVLLATLAMQFRRYRGSRIFAFDMGRSMRATILGLGGEHYDLGLDGEIAFQPLARIDREGYRTWAAEWIEGRLRHEGVAVGPEEKVAIWSALGSLAGAPVEQRTMTGLSVLLQSNALRQALAPYVLGGAHGKLLDADSDRLGSGSVQCFEMEELMHSKAAVMAVLHYLFARFDERFDGAPTLLILDEAWLFLDDPVFAARIRQWLKTLRKKNVSVIFATQSLADIKDSSIAPAIIESCASRIFLPNPQATEPQIRTIYEGFGLNRRQIEIVTTAQPKRDYYYQSRLGNRLFDLDLGAATLAFAGASTQQDQRDIDAVLAAASSVSTPFAAAWLRHRSLDWAADLLRDFPGPAPGAAPIPSHLQENLP encoded by the coding sequence ATGCTGAACCTTGCCGAATACCGCCAGCGCCCGGCCTTGCTGGCTGACTGGCTGCCTTGGGCCGGGCTGATCGCTCCGGGCGTCGTGCTGAACAAGGATGGCTCCTTCCAGCGCACGGCGCGCTTTCGGGGGCCAGACCTCGACAGTGCCACGCAGGGCGAGCTGATCTCTACGTCAGCACGGTTGAACAACGCGCTGCGCAGGCTGGGTTCGGGCTGGGCCTTGTTCATCGAAGCCGAGCGCCGGCCCGCCGCCAACTACCCGCACTCGGAGTTTCCCGAGCCGCTGTCCTGGCTGGTGGACGAAGAGCGACGGGCAGCCTTCGAGGACTCCGGCAACCATTTCGAGAGCGGCTATCACCTCACGCTGGTGTATCTACCGCCCGAGGAGGCCCGCGCCCGTGCGGTCGGAATGCTGTACGAGAACCGTCCGACCGAGGGCGTGGACTGGCGTGAGCGCCTGACCGCGTTCGTCGCGGAGACGGATCGGATTTTCGACCTGCTCGATGGTGTGATGCCGGAGATTGCGTGGCTCGATGACAGCCAGACGCTGACCTACCTGCACTCGACTATTTCCACGCGGCGCTACCGCGTGGGCGTGCCAGAGGTGCCATTCCACCTCGATGCCTTGCTGGCCGATTCCGCGCTGATCGGCGGACTGGCACCGATGCTGGGCGACCAGCACCTGCGCGTGGCGACGGTGCGGGGATTTCCAACTTCGACTTGGCCGGGGATTCTGGATGACCTCAACCGTCTCAGCTTTGCGTACCGCTGGAGTACGCGCTTTCTCTGCCTCGACAAAGCCGATGCGGAAAAAGAGCTTTCCCGCCTACGCCGCCAGTGGTTCGCCAAGCGCAAAAACGTCATCGCGCTGCTGCGCGAGACGATCTTCCAGCAGGAAAGCCCGCTGGTCGATACCGACGCCAGCAACAAGGCCACCGATGCGGATGCTGCCTTGCAAGAGCTGGGCAGCGATCAAGTGGCCTTCGGCTACGTGACGGCGACCGTCACAGTCATGGACGCGGATGCCGCCGTGGCCGACGAGAAGCTGCGCAGGGTGGAGCGCGTCATCCAGGGGCGTGGCTTCGTCACCATCCCCGAAACGCTCAACGCCGTGGATGCGTGGCTGTCGTCCATTCCGGGCCATGCCTACGCCAACGTCCGCGAGCCCATCGTCTCGACGCTGAACCTGGCGCACCTGATGCCGGTGTCGGCGGTATGGGCCGGGCCGGAGAAGAACGCGCATCTCGACGGCCCGCCGCTGATCGTCACGCGCACTGAGGGCGCGACGCCGTTCCGGCTGGTTACGCACATCGGCGACGTGGGCCACACGCTGGTGGCTGGGCCAACCGGTATGGGCAAGTCCGTGCTGCTCGCCACTTTGGCGATGCAGTTTCGGCGCTATCGCGGCTCGCGCATCTTCGCCTTCGACATGGGGCGCTCGATGCGCGCCACGATCCTGGGCCTGGGCGGCGAGCACTACGACCTTGGGCTGGATGGCGAGATCGCTTTCCAACCACTCGCGCGCATCGACCGCGAGGGCTACCGCACCTGGGCGGCTGAATGGATCGAAGGCCGTTTGCGGCATGAGGGCGTGGCCGTCGGCCCCGAGGAGAAGGTGGCCATCTGGTCGGCGCTGGGAAGCCTGGCCGGAGCTCCGGTGGAGCAGCGCACGATGACGGGCCTTTCCGTACTGTTGCAATCGAACGCGCTGCGGCAGGCGCTCGCGCCCTATGTGCTCGGCGGCGCCCACGGCAAGCTGCTGGACGCGGATTCGGATCGACTGGGCTCCGGCTCCGTGCAGTGCTTTGAGATGGAAGAGCTGATGCACAGCAAGGCCGCCGTCATGGCCGTGCTGCATTACCTCTTTGCACGGTTCGATGAACGCTTTGACGGCGCACCGACGCTGCTGATCCTCGATGAAGCATGGCTGTTCCTCGATGACCCGGTGTTCGCGGCGCGCATCCGCCAATGGCTCAAGACGCTGCGCAAGAAGAACGTGAGCGTCATCTTCGCCACGCAGAGTCTGGCGGACATCAAGGATTCGAGCATCGCGCCCGCGATCATCGAGAGCTGCGCGAGCCGCATCTTTCTGCCGAACCCGCAGGCGACCGAGCCGCAGATTCGCACGATCTACGAGGGCTTCGGTCTTAACAGGCGGCAGATCGAAATCGTCACTACCGCGCAGCCCAAGCGCGACTACTACTACCAATCGCGCCTCGGCAACCGTCTGTTCGACCTCGACCTGGGCGCCGCGACTTTGGCCTTCGCGGGCGCCTCCACGCAACAAGACCAGCGTGACATCGACGCGGTGCTCGCTGCCGCTTCATCCGTCTCCACCCCGTTCGCAGCCGCATGGCTGCGCCACCGCAGCCTCGATTGGGCGGCCGATCTGCTGCGCGATTTCCCCGGCCCCGCGCCGGGTGCCGCCCCCATCCCCAGCCATCTCCAGGAGAACCTGCCATGA
- the trbL gene encoding P-type conjugative transfer protein TrbL — MNDVSVIDRFLDVFSRYIDSGFGLVQGEVAFLTATLIVIDMTLAGLFWAMGHATGQGEDVIAKLIRKVLYVGAFAYIIGNFNTLAGILFRSFAGLGLTASGSTLSMGNFLQPGRLAKAGIDAAAPILDQIREMAGFPEVFIHIAPIVVLFLAWLVVIVSFFVLAVQLFVTLIEFKLTTLAGFVLVPFALWNKTAFLAEKVLGNVVSSGIKVLVLAVIVGIGSGLFAEFRIPPGSEPSIDQALVIMLASLSLLALGIFGPGIATGLVSGGPQLGAGAMAGAAIGAAGTAVVVGAAASGVGSAVAAGARMAPAAARMAGDGVRSMASTASGARSAYLAGSASAGGGLKGAAAGVGNVAKTGAHAAGQKVADGARSMKERVAAAFRPDDAESTSGAAAGTQSSSEAAAPPPSTEQPAWAKRLHRRQQLTHAATTAAHTLRGGDGGSSSQGPSLRDSDS; from the coding sequence ATGAACGATGTTTCGGTCATTGACCGCTTCCTCGACGTTTTTTCGCGCTACATCGACTCGGGATTCGGCCTGGTGCAGGGCGAGGTGGCGTTCCTGACCGCAACGTTGATCGTCATCGACATGACGTTGGCCGGGCTGTTCTGGGCGATGGGGCATGCCACCGGCCAGGGCGAGGACGTGATCGCCAAGCTGATCCGCAAGGTGCTGTACGTGGGTGCCTTCGCCTACATCATCGGCAACTTCAACACCCTGGCGGGCATCCTGTTCCGTTCCTTCGCCGGGCTGGGCCTGACGGCCAGCGGCTCGACCTTGAGCATGGGCAACTTCCTGCAGCCGGGACGGCTGGCCAAGGCCGGTATCGACGCGGCGGCACCCATCCTCGACCAGATCCGGGAGATGGCGGGCTTCCCCGAGGTGTTCATCCACATCGCGCCCATCGTCGTGCTGTTCCTCGCGTGGCTGGTGGTCATCGTCAGCTTCTTCGTGCTGGCGGTGCAGCTCTTCGTCACGCTGATCGAGTTCAAGCTGACCACGCTGGCGGGCTTCGTGCTGGTACCGTTCGCCCTCTGGAACAAGACGGCGTTCCTCGCCGAGAAGGTCTTGGGCAACGTGGTGTCCTCAGGCATCAAGGTACTGGTGCTTGCCGTCATCGTGGGCATCGGCTCGGGGCTGTTCGCCGAATTCCGGATACCGCCTGGCTCCGAGCCCTCCATCGACCAGGCACTGGTCATCATGCTGGCCTCGCTGTCACTGCTGGCCCTGGGCATCTTCGGGCCGGGTATCGCGACGGGGCTGGTGTCCGGCGGGCCGCAGCTCGGCGCGGGTGCGATGGCCGGTGCTGCCATCGGCGCGGCCGGAACCGCCGTGGTGGTCGGCGCCGCGGCCTCTGGCGTCGGCAGCGCCGTGGCGGCCGGAGCGCGCATGGCACCTGCCGCCGCCAGGATGGCTGGGGACGGTGTCCGCTCGATGGCATCGACCGCCAGCGGCGCCCGGTCGGCGTACCTGGCGGGCTCCGCCTCAGCCGGTGGCGGCCTCAAGGGGGCCGCCGCTGGCGTGGGCAATGTCGCCAAGACCGGCGCACACGCGGCCGGGCAGAAGGTGGCCGACGGAGCGCGCTCGATGAAGGAGCGCGTCGCCGCCGCCTTCCGACCCGATGACGCCGAATCGACGTCGGGGGCAGCTGCTGGGACGCAGAGCAGCAGCGAAGCCGCCGCACCGCCCCCATCCACCGAGCAGCCCGCCTGGGCCAAGCGCCTGCATCGCAGGCAGCAGCTCACCCATGCCGCGACCACCGCCGCCCACACGCTGCGCGGCGGCGATGGCGGCAGCTCCAGCCAGGGCCCAAGCCTTCGCGATTCCGATTCATAA
- a CDS encoding trypsin-like serine peptidase, whose product MSTHRQHWLRRGIVVAVLWGSTVCAWAQVEKIASRIEELGPTQQRQLQALMASRQERGGAQLFTDEEVRTVRAAVPTAVTPLPKSDIDQLSLRIHNVFGSRGNYMDRIVSGDPVFPVCPGCNDGLGKTCHQSSSQSRRATASSLLTQRPHLAEAVGGLYLIQVDSPPQLMGTVFVLQGRIVTNGHVLLNATQPTGSADVRKLKPQYRLEAVFGAGGVRRVVLPADSPWRRHPSLDLIVTAWPVGAVAPMGLTLATGTLATSTSVALLGFPSVNNNTDRPEDVDRAFGRCPEVPVSEPSMVISMGQITSVSDVTLEHDANTMGNSSGSPLIRMADGGCRSAACRRPVVGSQFGCGSKRAGRTGAGRSAMTSDAYIGSRALVPADAAVHALPNIPYGQVLIPSQPPLCGTGKTRKRLS is encoded by the coding sequence ATGAGTACACACCGTCAACACTGGCTTCGTCGAGGCATTGTGGTCGCGGTGTTGTGGGGCAGTACGGTTTGCGCCTGGGCACAGGTGGAGAAAATCGCGTCGCGGATAGAGGAGCTGGGGCCGACACAGCAGCGTCAGCTCCAGGCGCTGATGGCGTCACGCCAGGAGCGAGGTGGCGCTCAATTGTTCACCGACGAGGAGGTCCGCACCGTCCGCGCCGCTGTGCCGACCGCGGTAACACCGCTGCCCAAGTCGGACATCGATCAACTATCACTGCGCATTCACAATGTGTTTGGCTCACGCGGCAATTACATGGATCGCATCGTTAGCGGCGATCCGGTATTTCCGGTCTGTCCAGGGTGCAACGATGGACTCGGTAAGACTTGCCACCAATCATCGTCGCAATCTCGCAGAGCCACTGCCAGTAGTCTGCTGACCCAGCGCCCTCATTTGGCTGAAGCGGTTGGTGGTCTGTACTTGATACAGGTGGATAGTCCACCGCAGCTCATGGGCACGGTTTTCGTGCTGCAAGGGCGTATCGTGACCAACGGGCATGTCTTGCTTAATGCAACTCAACCGACTGGGTCAGCCGACGTGCGTAAGCTCAAGCCTCAATACCGTTTGGAGGCAGTGTTCGGTGCCGGTGGAGTACGCCGAGTGGTCTTACCGGCAGATTCACCTTGGCGCCGTCATCCAAGTCTGGATCTCATTGTGACTGCATGGCCTGTAGGCGCGGTGGCGCCAATGGGGCTGACGCTTGCGACAGGGACACTCGCCACCAGCACGTCCGTGGCGCTGCTGGGTTTTCCGTCGGTAAACAACAATACGGATCGGCCTGAGGACGTTGATCGGGCTTTTGGCCGCTGCCCGGAGGTGCCTGTCTCCGAGCCGTCCATGGTGATATCAATGGGCCAGATCACGTCAGTGTCTGATGTGACCTTGGAGCACGATGCCAACACCATGGGCAACAGTTCCGGCTCACCGCTCATTCGAATGGCCGACGGCGGTTGTCGGAGTGCAGCGTGCCGACGGCCTGTCGTCGGATCGCAATTTGGCTGTGGTAGCAAGCGGGCTGGCCGAACTGGTGCTGGCCGCAGCGCCATGACTAGCGATGCGTACATTGGCAGCCGCGCACTCGTGCCTGCTGATGCGGCGGTCCATGCGCTACCTAACATTCCATATGGACAAGTTTTGATTCCGTCCCAGCCACCGCTGTGCGGAACCGGCAAGACCAGAAAGAGGCTTTCCTGA
- the trbF gene encoding conjugal transfer protein TrbF, translating to MRFKRPQVRYADTPQPATPYQAAGQVWDERIGSARVQAKNWRFMALGCLTLAVLMAGGLVWRSAQSIVTPYVVEVDNAGQVRAVGEAATPYRPNDAQMAYHLGRFIGLVRSLSIDSIVVRQNWLDAYNYTTDKGAVALNEYARVNDPFARIGKESVTVQISSVTRASDQSFNVRWTETRFVNGALDRTERWNAVVSIVQQTPRTEQRLRKNPLGIYVNGLSWSRELEGSEGAKP from the coding sequence ATGCGATTCAAACGACCGCAGGTGCGCTACGCCGACACACCGCAACCTGCCACTCCGTACCAAGCCGCAGGCCAGGTGTGGGACGAACGTATCGGCTCGGCCCGCGTGCAGGCAAAGAACTGGCGTTTCATGGCACTGGGCTGCCTCACCTTGGCCGTGCTGATGGCGGGCGGCCTGGTCTGGCGTTCCGCGCAGTCCATCGTGACGCCCTACGTGGTGGAGGTGGACAACGCGGGCCAGGTGCGCGCGGTCGGCGAGGCCGCCACGCCATATCGACCCAACGATGCGCAGATGGCCTATCACCTGGGCCGCTTCATCGGGCTGGTGCGCTCGCTGTCCATCGACTCCATCGTCGTGCGACAGAACTGGCTCGATGCCTACAACTACACCACGGACAAGGGTGCCGTGGCGCTCAACGAGTACGCCCGCGTGAACGATCCGTTCGCGCGCATCGGCAAGGAGTCGGTGACGGTGCAGATCAGCAGCGTGACCCGCGCCAGCGACCAGTCGTTCAACGTGCGCTGGACGGAGACGCGCTTTGTGAACGGTGCGCTGGATCGCACCGAACGCTGGAACGCAGTGGTTTCCATCGTGCAGCAGACGCCGCGCACCGAGCAGCGGCTGCGCAAGAACCCCCTGGGTATCTACGTCAACGGCCTGTCGTGGAGCCGCGAACTGGAAGGAAGCGAAGGAGCAAAACCATGA
- the trbB gene encoding P-type conjugative transfer ATPase TrbB has protein sequence MSAVPSSFTATSLDRRIQMLRTAMGPLIAAALEDPDVVEIMLNPDRTLWVDRLSTGRAPMGVELSEADGERIIRLVAAHVGAEVHRGQPLLTAELPETGERFEGILPPAAPGPAFALRKRAVGVIPLSRYIEDGMMTAAQAGLLVRAVRERQNILIAGGTSTGKTTLANALLAEIAATGDRVLVLEDTVELQCAARDHVPLRTRQGVVSMTELVRSSMRLRPDRVVVGEVRGAEALDLIKVWGTGHPGGIATIHAGSALGALLRLEQLILEVAVNPPRALIAEAVNVVIHIAGRGRKRRIESIARVVGFDGVGYHLADALEAPFPELLPQSDLSSLSPDHSGELP, from the coding sequence ATGAGCGCCGTTCCTTCCTCCTTCACGGCCACCTCGCTGGATCGCCGCATCCAGATGCTGCGCACGGCCATGGGGCCGCTGATCGCTGCCGCGCTCGAAGACCCAGACGTGGTGGAAATCATGCTCAACCCGGATCGCACGCTCTGGGTGGATCGCCTGTCCACGGGCCGCGCGCCGATGGGTGTGGAGCTGTCCGAGGCCGATGGCGAACGCATCATCCGCCTCGTCGCTGCCCATGTCGGCGCCGAAGTGCATCGCGGCCAGCCGCTGTTGACGGCCGAACTGCCGGAAACCGGCGAACGCTTCGAGGGCATCCTGCCGCCCGCTGCGCCGGGGCCGGCCTTCGCGTTGCGCAAGCGCGCCGTGGGCGTGATCCCGCTGTCGCGCTACATCGAGGACGGAATGATGACCGCCGCGCAGGCGGGCCTGCTGGTGCGTGCGGTGCGCGAGCGCCAGAACATCCTGATCGCCGGCGGCACCAGCACGGGCAAGACGACTTTAGCTAATGCGCTGCTCGCCGAGATCGCAGCCACGGGCGACCGCGTGCTGGTGCTCGAAGACACGGTGGAGCTGCAATGCGCGGCGCGCGACCACGTGCCGCTGCGCACGCGCCAGGGCGTCGTGTCCATGACCGAGCTGGTGCGCTCGTCCATGCGCCTACGCCCGGATCGCGTCGTCGTCGGCGAGGTGCGCGGCGCCGAGGCACTGGATCTCATCAAGGTCTGGGGCACGGGTCACCCCGGCGGCATCGCCACGATCCATGCCGGCTCCGCGCTGGGTGCGCTGCTGCGCCTGGAGCAACTGATTCTCGAAGTGGCGGTGAACCCGCCCCGTGCGCTGATCGCGGAAGCGGTCAACGTGGTCATCCACATCGCCGGGCGCGGGCGCAAACGCCGCATCGAGAGCATCGCCCGCGTCGTCGGTTTCGATGGCGTGGGCTACCACCTGGCGGATGCGCTGGAGGCTCCATTCCCGGAGCTGCTGCCGCAGTCCGACCTTTCTTCTCTGTCCCCTGACCACTCTGGAGAACTGCCATGA